In Pseudoclavibacter sp. Marseille-Q3772, the sequence CGTGGCGGCCGTGCTCGTTGGGGCGCTGTGTGGCATCGTCGGCACCATCGTGGTGCTGCGACAGCGCGCATTTTTCACCGTGGCACTCACGCACGCAACGTTTCCCGGCGGCGTGCTTGCCGCAATCATCGGGGTTCACCTAGCCCTGGGCGCCCTGGTGATGGGGATGTTGCTGGTTGCGCTCATGGTGGTCATCGGCACCATCCACCGACAGGGAAAAGAGGTCGCTGCCGGAATCGTGCTCTCCTTCGGATACGCCCTGGGCACGTTCTTGCACGCGCTCAACCCGCAGCTGCAAACCAAAATCGATTCCTACCTCACCGGCACCATCCTCGGGATGTCCGCCGACAGCATCCTACTCATCGCCATCATGTTGGGCATCACCTTGGTAGCGGTATTGCTGTGGTGGCAGCCGCTGCTGTACTCGACCTTTGATCAGCGCGGGTTTGTTGCCAGCGGTGCACGGGGATGGCAGATCGAAACGGTCACGCTCGTGCTTATTGTCGGCACCGTTGTTGTGACCATGCCCGCTATTGGTTCGATTCTTGCTATTGCGATGATCGCGGCTCCAGCCGCGGCGGCCAAGCTCCTGGTTCGCAATGTGGTGTGGCTTATGCCGACGGCAATTGTGTTGGGGGTGGCGGCCGCAGTGTTCGGCCTGTATGCCTCGCGCTGGTGGTCGATCTCCGCCGGGGGCTCGATCGCTCTTTCGGCCACTGCGATCTACCTGTTTGCACTCCTCGGACAGGGGATGCGAACGAGCTCACGTCGGTTGGGCACCCGCGTCGCGCCGCGGTCAATTACGGTCAACAAGTAGCACGCGGTCGCTTTCCGGGCTAGTCTGTCGCCCATGGTCGACAATCACACGGACAGCACAGCTCCCAAGCGTCGTAAGACGTGGCAGCGTGACGCTGTTCGTGAGGCGTTGGCAGGGGCTGAAGGTTTCGTAAGCGCACAAGAGCTGCACCGCATCCTCGAGCAGCAAGACCGACGCATTGGCTTGGCCACGGTGTATCGGGCGTTGACATCACTTGCTGAGGACGGCGAGGCAGATTCGCTGCGAACCGCGGATGGTGAGCGATACCGCAGCTGTGACACGGAAAGCCACCACCACCACCTGATTTGCCGTGTGTGTACCGCCACGGTTGAGATTGAGGCGCCGGAAGTTGAGGCCTGGCTGAACTCACTGGCGAGAAAGTACGGCTACCGCGATCTCACACACGACTTCGAAGCATTCGGTGTGTGCCCGGACTGCGCCAAGGGTGCGGAGTAGACTCGGTTCGTTCCTGCGGCGATTCCCGCGGCAAATTTCTCTTGTGCTGATACGCATCGCACAGTAAGCTTGTTCGCTGGTGCGTCCGGGGGCTCCTCCGGCGTAACCGTGCTCAGATGGCCGATCCATCCGGGCGCCGACAAGAGATCTTGGGCAGTGCTCTCACGAGTACTGCGGTATTGAAGGAGAAACCATGGCCGCAGTGTGCCAGGTGACCGGGGTAGCCCCTCAGTTCGGTCACAACATTTCACACTCGCACCGTCGCACGAAGCGTCGGTTCGACCCGAACATCCAGAAGAAGAAGTTCTACGTGCCTTCACTGAAGCGCAGCGTAACTCTGACTGTTTCGGCTAAGGGCATCAAGGTTATCGATGCTCGCGGTATCGACGCTGTCGTTGCCGACCTGCTGAAGAAGGGAGTGAAGCTCTAATGGCTAAGAAGTCACAGGATGTTCGCCCCATCATCAAGCTTCGTTCCACCGCCGGTACTGGCTTCACGTACGTGACCAAGAAGAACCGTCGCAACACCCCTGACCGTCTCGTACTCAAGAAGTACGACCCGGTTATTCGTAAGCACGTCGAATTCCGCGAGGAGCGTTAAGACATGGCGAAGAAGAGCAAGATTGCAAAGAATGAGCAGCGCAAGGAGATCGTTGCTCGCTACGCCGAGCGTCGTCTTGAGCTCAAGAAGCAGCTCATCGACCCCAACGGCACCGACGAGTCGCGCGAGGAAGCTCGCGTAGCACTCCAGAAGCTTCCGCGTGACGCTTCGCCGGTTCGTGTTCGCAGCCGCGACTCGATCGACGGTCGTCCCCGCGGTGTACTCAGCAAGTACGGCATCTCGCGTGTTCGTTTCCGCGAGATGGCTCACCGTGGTGAACTACCTGGTATCAAGAAGTCCAGCTGGTAGCCCGCAGATCTGCGGCAGTTAGGGCAACACGCCCACAATTGCGCAGGTTTTTCAGCAAATAGTTAGTGTGGCGAGTGGATGCGATCCGCTCGCCACACTGCTGTTTCTTGCAGTTACTTGAATAGGGCTTCTGACCTGGGGTTTCATTGGCCCTATGGCTGGGCCGTGGTCTGCATCCGGAAGTAGAATCTTGCGCGTAGGCGCCTCGGTACTGCTAGTTTTTGACGATTTCGGTCGAAGAAAATCCGCTGACTTCCGCGTAAATTCAGCGATCTCGCGCCGGTGGTGTTAGTTTGTCGACGTTGCCAATTGGGGAACCTGCCCCGTCCAGGCGACCAAAATGTACAGAACGTAGAGCGCGTCCGAATGGGCGTCTCACGTCTCCATAGGAGGACTTCATGGCAGACAAGACTGTGAACAAGACCGAGCTCGTCGCAACCATCGCTGCGGAGACTGGCCAGAGCCAGGCAACCGTAAACGCTGTGCTCGACGGCCTGTTCCAGCAGCTCGCTGCAAACGCAGCTAAGGGCGTTAAGGTAACCATCCCCGGCTGGATCTCGGTTGAGCAGACTCAGCGCGCAGCTCGCACCGGTCGCAACCCGCAGACCGGCGCTGAGATCAAGATCCCCGCTTCGAAGGGCGTCAAGATCTCGGCTGGTTCGAAGCTCAAGAACGCTGTTAAGTAGTTCTCGCCTTCACTAGCTGTACAACGGGGTCGCCGCTGGCGGCCCCGTTTCGCGTTTCCTGCGGATTTCATTCACCGGGGTGCCGGCCAGCTCCGGACAAACGGCGCAAATAACGGTGGGCATCCGGATATACGGGTTGCCGGGTCGTATATCCGCCGTTTATCCGAAGTGGGCAGCGGCAGGACGGACTGCTGGGACGACTGCCTGCGGAATTGTTGCTGCCATCATTGGCGCCAGCTTGCCGACGTTCGCGGTGAGTTGTGCACAGGCGTCCGGTATCAACGGTCAGCGGCAGCCCGAACGGCTAGGCTTGAGGCACCATGTCTCTGCCCGATCAGCCTGTTGCCTCCGGATGGTCGCAAACGACCACGCACGCGCTGCGTTGGGGTCCGGCCGCTCTGCTCGTCCTTGCCATTGCGGCGACTTTCATCGCCTATACCGCCACCGGAGGGGCCGCACCGCTGGTCGTGGGTGATACCGGGCCGATCGTGCGCTGGGGCGTGCCGCTTGGCCGCCTCGCGTTCAACCTAACTGCATCCCTCACCATCGGCGCCCTGGTGATGGCGGTCTGGGCTGCCAGCCGGACACAACCCGAGTTCGAACGATGCCTTGTCATCGCCCAGGGCGCATCCGTGGCCTGGACCTTCAGCTCTATCTACGCGACGATCGTCACGTACCTGGATGTGTCCACCATCCCCTTCTCTGCAGATGCCGAGTTCGGACAGGGCCTGTGGTACTACCTCACTAATCTCGAGATGGGCCAGATGTGGCTGATGGCAACGGTGATGATTGCCATGCTGACCACGTTCATCTTCGCCAGCCGCTCGGCATGGGGAGTACTGCTCACCACGATCTTCTCGCTGCTGTGCCTGTGGCCGATTGCCACCCTGGGACACGCTGCCGGCGCCTCATCCCACGAGACCGCAGTCGGCGCAAACACGCTCCACTACACGGCTGCCGCGGTGTGGATTGGCGGTGTGCTGGTACTCGCGATGGTCACCCCGCGCATCCAGCCGAAACGTCGACTGGCGCTCACCGAACGGTTTTCGGATCTTGCGCTGCTCGCGTTTGTCGCCACGGCGTTCAGCGGTGTGGTCGCCTCATTCCTGAACCTCTCGGCACTCAACGACCTGTGGACGACCGGCTACGGCGGTATCGTGCTCACGAAAACCGTGCTGTTGGTGATTTTGGGCGGTTTTGGGGTTGCGCAACGACGATTCTTTATCGATCGGATGCGGGCACAGTTCCAGGACGGATTCGATGCGAAGGCAGCCGGGCCGTTGTCGCGGCAACCACTGGCGTGGTTGATCGCCGCTGAACTGCTCGTCATGGGCGCGGTCTCCGGTGCCGCCGCTGCTCTCGGGCGCTCGCCGCGCCCACAGCTGCAGATCACCGCGGATCAGCTTCCCGACCCGACTCCCGCCCAGCTGCTGTCGGGCGATGCGCTGCCACCGGAGTTCACCGCATCCCGCCTGCTGACCGAATGGCGACTGGACCCGCTGTGGACGCTGCTCGTGCTCATGGGTATGGCGTTCTACATCCTCGGTACTGCGCGCTTGCGCCGTCGCGGCGATCGATGGCCGTGGTGGCGAGTGGCATCGTTCCTTACCGGATGCGTGATCCTGCTGTACAACGTGAACGGCGCGCTGGTCGTGTACGGCAAGTTCATGTTCTCGTTCCACATGACCGAGCACATGATCCTGTCGATGATCATCCCGATCTTCCTGGTACTCGGTGCGCCGATGACGCTGCTATTGCGGGCAATTCCAGCGCGCACGGATGGTTCAATGGGGGCAAGGGAGTGGGCACTGAAGATTGTGCACTCCAAGTGGGCGGCGTTCGTTAGCCACCCGATCGTCGCTGCCATCAACTTCGCGCTTGCGCTGCTCACCTTCTACTACACCCCGTTGTTCCGCTGGTCGGTGGCCGACCACGTCGGACACATGTGGATGATCGCGCACTTTTTGATCGTTGGATTCCTCTTCGTCGAGTCGCTCATTGGTGATGACCCGATGCGCACTCGCGCGAGCTATCCGATGCGACTCATCGCGCTCATCCTGGTCATGACCTTCCACGCCTTCTTCGGCCTGGGCGTAATGACCGGAGAGGCGCTTTTGGTCGCCGAATGGTTCGGTGCGACCGGTCGCGATTGGGGCCCGGCTACCGCGATCGCAGACCAGCAACTCGGCGGCGCCGTGGCGTGGGGACTGGGTGAGTTCCCGACGGTAATCCTTGCGCTGCTCGTGGGCCTACAGTGGGCGAAATCTGATGAGCGCGCCGCGAAACGTCAGGACCGCAACGCCGAACGCACGCACGACGCTGAACTCAACGCCTATAACGAGCACCTACGGATGCTCGCGGAGCGTGATGCGAACCGATGACCATCGAGCTCACCCCGGAACAGCAGGCCGTGTTCGACGCCATCGAGCACACCACCGAACACCTCTTCGTCACCGGCCGCGCCGGTACCGGTAAATCCACGCTGCTCAATCACCTCGCGTACCACACCAGCAAACAGTTGGTGATCTGCGCTCCAACCGGTGTCGCCGCGCTCAACGTTGGCGGTCAGACCATCCACTCGCTGTTCAAACTGCCGATTGGCATCATCGGCAACCAGGCGCTCGAGCAGCCGCGAGAGGTTAAACGCCTACTCAAACGCATCGACACCCTGGTGATCGACGAAATCTCGATGGTATCGGCCGATCTGCTGGATGCGATGGATCGGGCACTTCGACAGGCGCGCGGTCGTAGCGCGCAGCCGTTTGGCGGTGTTCAGGTGGTTATGTTCGGCGACCCGTTCCAGCTCGCCCCGGTGCCGCCGAGCGACCCCACGGAGCGCGCCTGGATCCGCGATAACTACAAGTCCATGTGGTTCTTTGACGCGCGCGTGTGGCGCGAAGCCGAGCTGCGCATCCACACCCTCAGGGAGATTCACCGGCAGCACGACGATGAGTTCCGCAGCCTGCTCACGGCAGTGCGCTACGGGCATGTGACCGCCGATATGGCGGCTCGATTGAACGAGGTCGGGGCACGGCCGGCTCCGCGTGATGGCGTGATCACGCTCGCTTCAAAGAACGCCACCGTTTCGCGGATCAATGCCCGCGAACTCGAGCGATTGCCCGGCCGAAAGATGACGGCCACGGCAGAAGTGCACGGTGAGTTCGAGGGGGCGCGCACTTTCCCGGCCGAACAGGAGCTGGTGTTAAAAGAGGGTGCGCAGGTGATGTTCTTGCGCAATGATGCCGATGGCCGATGGGTGAACGGATCCGTGGGCGTGGTATCGCGCATCAACCGCACCGTGTACGTTGAGGTCGACGGTGAGGAACACGAGGTTGAGCCGATCGTGTGGGAGAAACTCAAGTACAGCTACGACCTCGAGAGCAAAGAGCTTTCGCGCGAAGTCGTCGGCGAGTTTCATCAATTCCCGCTGCGACTGGCATGGGCAGTAACCATCCATAAATCACAGGGCAAAACCTATGATCGCGCGGTAGTGGACCTCGGCGCGCGCGCCTTTTCACCGGGACAAACCTACGTGGCCCTCAGCCGCATCCGAACCCTTGAGGGGCTGTACTTGACGCGCCCGTTGCAACCCAACGATATTTTCGTGGACCAGGATGTGATGCGGTTCATGAACGAGGTCGCGCAGGCGCAGCGGCTGTCAGCACGGCCGGCTAGTGCGGGCGAATAAACGGACGGATCTCGTTCGCGAGAGCGGCCGAGTCGATGTTGGGAATATCGAGCACTGCAGCCCACGCACCGATATATTCCTCGAAATACCGGTGTGCATGGCCGCCGGGAGTGTTGATCGATAGCGGACCGTCGGCGGCGACCTGCCAGAACGTAACCCACGGCCACCATCGCCACGCCGAGGTGACATCGTGCCCGCGCGGTTCGCGCATCCACTGCGGCTCTCGCCACAACAGCGACCAGTTCCCCCACACCACCGGATCACTTGGGTGCTGCAGGAAGATAAACCGCCGCGTGTCAGCCCAAGGCGCATAGGGTTCGCCATCAACCGGGCCGTTCAGATCGATCGATCGGTTGGAGAACCGGATGCGGGATCCTTCACCCACGCGCGGGAGAATCTCGAGGGATCCCGGCGCGCGACCTTCGGTGAGTTCGCGCCAGATCGGCGCGATCTGCGGGGTGCCGGACCACACGGCGCCATCGAGGCGGTCGGTCATATCCTGGGCGTTCTCGAACACCGAAAGCGCCCCAAACGCTCCCAGCGACTCACCCGACATAACAACGCGAGGGCGCTGTTCCTCCGGCATGGACTCAACCTCGGCCATCACCTCGCGGTAGAGCGCCTGTCCGGTCACCTTCGGTGAGTTGCGGTCAACCGCGAGCGCGAGAAAGCTCGTGAGCACCGTGTACTGCAGCGAAACGACGGCGCAATTCCCGCGGGTGAGGTACTCCAGCGATGACATGCACCAGTCGTTGAGCCAGCCGGTGCCGGTGCCGACCATGATGCAGATCACATCGCGTTCGAAACCACCGGCGCGCTTGAGCTCGGCTACGGCGCGCTTGGCTGCATCCGGAATCGACACCTGGGCGCGCAGCCCAACGTATGCGCGTACCGGTTCGAGCGCCGGCTCGCGCCAGTATGCGGCAATATCCTTGGCGCGCGGGCCGTCGCTGGCGACCGACTTTCCGTGTCGACCGAGGGTGTTGTACGGCTCGAAGGATGCGGGTGAGCCGCTTCGTTCTGGCTGTTGCGGTGGTACACGTCCCGGCAGCGGACTCAGGTTCTTTGCCATAGCGGCATCGTGGAGGCGCTCCATCAGCTGTTGCCACAGGATTGACCGGTTTAGGTAGTAGGTGAGCGCGTAGGTGATGATCGTGCCGGAGAACGGGGCGGCAAGCGCGGGTGCGAATCGGTGGAGGAACTGCCGGGTGCTGTGTGATTGCAGGCGCAGGGCGGTAAACCAGACCAGGGCCGCAGTGGCGAATCCGGTGCCGGCGGCCAAGCCGATGGCCTGGGCTCGTGCGGAGGGTTTTGGTACACCGATGCGGTGGGCGATTTCGCGTTGTCTCGGGATCGAGCGCTGTAGGGCGACCAGGGTGCCGATCGACATGGTAATTACCGATCCCCAGCGCCAGTAGCGGTTGAGCGTAGTGGGGAACGTGGGGGAGTTGTTCAATCGCAGCAGCTTACGAACGGGCGTGCGCAGCAGGCTGCGTACCGTTCTGGCGCCGGAGCCGACCGCATAGCCGTACAGCTGTGAGAACGCCACGCTGCCAGCGGTCATCCACCAGGTGCGCGGCAGGAAGCTCGGGCCGAGTGCGATCCAGGATGCGATATTCGCGCCGACTGCGCCCCACCAGTTCGGCATAAAGCGTTCGATGAGGGTGGTTCGCTCGAGCCGTGGTGTCGGCGAGAAGCCGTCGCGCTGCTGACGGCGTTGTTCAGCGCGGATGCGGACCAGTCGTTGTGAGGTCCGTCGCTGCTGCCGCTCGAATCTACGGCGCAGGCGACGGAAGGGATGCATGCGCCCATTATGACGTAGTCGGATGTCTTGCAGGCACCGGCGGGGCGGTTGGGTGTGTGCTGCGCGCGGGCGAGTGACGGTGAACGATGCAGTTCAGGTCGCCTCGATCAACACTCGTAACGAAGCACGTGACGAACACCTGCGCAGCGGTGATTTCTTTGCGGCAGATGAGCACCCGCAGATCACGTTCACCTCGACCGCCGTCGAAGGCGAAGGTGAGCAGCTTCGGGTAGCCGGAGACTTCACTATGCGAGGCGTCACCAAGCCGGTAACGTTCGACGTTGAAATCGGCGGTGTGCTCCCGGACAACGGTTACGGACAGCAGGTACTCGGCTTCGAAGCCACTACCACCATCAACCGCAAGGACTTCGGTGTGAGCTTCAATGTGGCAACTGAAGCCGGCGGCCTCACCCTTGGTGAAGACATCAAGATCATCATCGAAGGTGAAGCAACCCAGGCTGTGGCCTAGCAGTACTCGACGCGGTGACTGTGCGCAGCGCGAGCACCAAGCGCCCCGCACAGTCACACCGCGCACACCCCGGTGCGAGCGCTAGTGTGGATGCATGCTGTTGAGCGATCGCGATATTCGAGCCGGTATCGACTCGGGCCGCATCGGCCTGGATCCGTGGACACCAGAGATGGTGCAGCCGGCCAGTGTGGACGTGCGGCTGGACCGCTACTTTCGACTCTTCGACAATCACCGGTATCCATCGATTGATCCTGCGCAGGATCAGCCTGAACTCACCCGGCTGGTTGAAGTGCCCGCCGAGCAACCCTTCATCCTGCACCCCGGCGAGTTTGTACTCGCATCCACATTTGAGCAGGTTCAGCTCGCAGATGATGTTGCCGCACGACTCGAAGGTAAGAGCTCGCTCGGTCGACTCGGTTTGCTCACGCACTCGACGGCCGGGTTCATTGACCCCGGATTTCAGGGCCACGTCACCCTCGAACTATCGAATGTGGCGACGCTGCCGATCAAACTGTGGCCGGGCATGAAAATTGGCCAGCTGTGCTTCTTCCAACTCTCTTCGGCTGCCGAAATTCCCTACGGCTCGAAGCAGTATCAATCGCGCTACTTTGGCCAGCGCGGACCGACCGCATCCCGCTCCTTCCACAACTTCTCAATCACGGACGTGCGCAGCACCGATGCGGGGAGTCGCGGTAACTAGCCGTGTAATGACGCGACACACGCGGCGATGACGACCTGGCGAGTATGGACCGAATGACCATCGACAGCGCGCCCCTGCACCGGGCCCGCAGGCTCGTCGCCCGCAGGGGCGGCCCGACGCTTTTTCTCGTGCGATTCCGGGGCGAAACCATCGTGGACGATCGGCACGGTGTTGGTGAACACGCGCTGTTCTGGCCGTACTCCACCTCGAAGCTGTGGATCGCGACCCTCGTATGGGTGTTGTATAACGACGGCGTAATCGATCTTGATGCACCGGTCGCGAACTACTGGCCCGCGTTCGGCCGTGCCGGCAAACACAGCATCACCGTTCGCGAGGTGTTGCACCACCGCTCAGGGCTGCCCCGTGTTGGTAACACCCTCAGTGAAGTAGCTGCCATGACTGACTGGGATCGATCCATCAGCCGTATCGCCGCAGCAACACCGAAACCGGGCCGACTCGCAAGGCCGCAGTACGAGTGGCTCGCCTGGGGGTTCATCCTTGCCCAAGTTGTTACCGGGGCCTCGGGAGACTCGTTCGCGAGTGCACTCCACACTCGAATCTGCCAACGCCTAGGGGCACACAGTACGGCGCAGCTGCGAGCAAGCGACGCATGGCGTCGAGTGCCGTTTCGCGGTACTGACCCGACCACGGCAGTCGTGGCGGCGGTGCTGAACCGACCCTCGACCGTGGCAGCATGCATCCCCGCCGGAGGTATCTGGTCGGCCGCTACCGACCTGGCTGACCTACTCGATGCGCTCGCGTACCAGCCGCAGCAACTGGATATGCCGCAGGATGTCCTAGTCCGGATGAGTATCCCAAGCAATGACGGCGAGTTCGATCGCTACTCGGGGTCGAAGGTTTGGTGGGGACAGGGCGTGCAGCTTGGGCACTCGGCGTCAGCCATGATGGCCGCGTCCTCCTTCGGTCGCCGGTCAACGGCGAACACAATCGGACACAACGGGTCGAATGTTTCAATGGCCTGGCATGACCGAGATCGAGACCTGACCTTCATCCACCTGTCTGCGCGCATCCAACCGTTCCCCTGCAACCGGCGGTACCTCATGTCGGTTGCGGATGCAGTGCTCGAGGCGGTCGGGATGTGAGTACGTCCGGTAGGTGTACTGTTGTGCGGGTGCTGGGTGGGCAACGCGCCGCCACGGTCAGTGCCTAGAATTGGTGAGTACTCCGCGAAAGGAATCCCGTGCCTCACCGCAAGGCTGAACCCGATCGACCGCAGCGCATCGAGCACCGTCCCGACCCATCACCGGCAGATATTCGCCGTTGGCGTCGCTATCTCGCTGACGAACGGGCCGAAGCCGAAACGTATCGCACGCTGGCAAAGAAACGGCAGGGTGAAGAACGCGAGGTGCTGCTCGCGCTCGCGGAGGCCGAGGGGCGACATGAACAGCACTGGCTCGACAAGCTCGGTCCCGAGCACGCGGCGAAGCGGGTGCGACCAAGTTTCGGAACCCGCCTCTTTGGTGTGTTCGCCCGTCACTTTGGTTCGGTGTTCGCGCTGGCAATGATGCAGAACGCCGAGGCCCGCTCGCCGTATTCGACCGACCCCGACGCCACCGACCAGATGGAAGCGGATGAGGCCGTACACGCCGAAGTCGTGCGCTCGCTCGCATCCCGCTCCCGTGCGCGGATGAGTGGTGCCTTTCGCGCGGCGGTGTTTGGCGCAAATGACGGTCTCGTCTCAAACCTCGCGCTGGTGCTGGGCGTCGGCGCGACCGGTGTCGGCGGTGGTGTGGTGTTAGCCACTGGTATCGCCGGTTTGCTGGCCGGTGCGCTATCGATGGCGGCCGGTGAGTACGTGTCGGTATCGAGTCAATGCGAACTGCTCGATGCATCCACCCCAAACCCCGAAACTGCCCGGAAACTTCCAGCGCTTGATGTCAACGCAAACGAGTTGGCGCTGGTGTATCGCGCTCGCGGTATGGATGCGAACGAAGCGGCGGAGCGCGCCGACGAGGCGCTGCAGTTGCAGCGCGGGTTCACCACCGGTCAGCTTTCACCAGTGGTCGAGGCGGATGCGAGAGAAGAGCTCGGCACGCCCGTGTCGGCAGCAATATCGAGTTTCTTGTGTTTTGCCGTGGGTGCGCTCTTCCCGGTACTGCCGTGGGTATTCGGGATGACGGGTATGCCGGCGGTGGTGGCCGCCGCGATTATCGTCGGGGCTGCGCTGTTGTTCACGGGTGGTGTTGTCGGAGTGCTCTCTGGCTCTACCCCGTGGAAGCGCGCGTTGCGACAACTCCTGATCGGGTACGGTGCCGCGACAGTGACTTATCTATTGGGCTTGGCGTTCGGCGGCGTAGTCGCCGGCTGATCGTAACTGTTCGATGGTGATTACATCGAGTCGGTAGCCTCTGCCTATGCCCATTCCAGAGTTTATTGTCGAGCTGCGTAAGCACATTGGCCATATGCCGCTGTGGCTGGTCGGTTGTACGGCAGTGGTGGTGCGCCCGCACGGAGCGGATGCGGGGACGCAGCAGGATGCGGCGACAGCCTGCGCTCAGGTGCGCACGGCCGGTGATCCATCAGCGCCCCGGGTTGGGCTCGGCACGGTCACGGCGCAGGTGTGGCGTGCCGGTGACGGTACCGAAGATGTGCTGTTGGTTCGGCGTGCCGATGACGGTTTGTGGGCGCCGGTAACCGGCGTAGTTGACCCGGGCGAACATCCCGCCATTGCTGCGGTCCGTGAAACGCGCGAGGAGGCACGGGTGGATGCGGTGATTGAGCGGCTCGCGCAGGTACATGTCACGGATGAGGTGACACATGCGAACGGTGATGTCGCTCAATACACGGGGCTGGTGTTTCGCTGCCGGGCTGTCGGTGGCGAAGTTGGCGTCGGCGATGATGAATCAATCGATGCACGCTGGTGGCGTGCGGATGCGCTTCCACCGATGCGACAGGTGCACCGGGATGCGATCGTGGCGGCGCTAGGAAGCGACCCGCTCGCCGAACTGCGCGTGGGCGATGAGGTGATTCCGGTGGTGGCTCCGGACGGTACACGATGAATCGCACACTTGCGGGCTTAGACGAGGATGCCTGGCAGCGCATCTCGGTGTGGCCGCTGAGCATTGCCGGCCTGACGTTCCTAGTGACCTACTCGTTGGGTGTGTTCTTCCCCGGGCATTCCATGCGGGAGTTTACCAATGTGGTGGAAGGCGGCGTATGGACCATCTTTTTGCTCGATTACCTCGCCTGTCTCTATCTGGCATCGAATCGCTGGCGTTGGTTTTACCGACATTTACCAATGCTGTTCATCGTGGTACTGCCGGCGCTGCATCCGTTGCGGATGCTGTGGAGCGTTTCGGTGTTCACCGCGATGCACCGTGTGACGAGTGCCGTGTTGCGAGAACGAATGCTGTTCATGGTGATTGCCGCAAGCGCGCTATTCGTCTACCTGTCGTCACTGGCCGTGTGGGAACTTGAGCGGGAGCATCCTGATAGCAAGATTGTGTCGTATGGTGATGCAGTTTGGTGGTCCGTGATGACCATTACAACCGTAGGTTATGGCGATATTGTTCCGGTCACGTCTTCGGCCCGAACAATTGGTGTGGTGTTGATGCTTGCCGGGGTCGCTTCGGCGGGATGTATTACCGCGATTTTGGCCTCGTGGCTGATCGAGATGGCGGCGAGCCAGAACAGTCGTCGCGCAGTCTTGGAGGAACAGCTTGCGTCCTTGAATACGGAGGTACGAGCGCTACGCGAAGACTTGGCGGTGATGCACGCTGAACGCAATGAAGTGGGCGAAACTCACCGTACTCGAACCACTGATCCACGCGGGTGTGGGGATGCCACACCTGACACCTACACACCACCGGCAGGCGGATGAACTACTGCTCGCTGTCGGGAGCGCC encodes:
- a CDS encoding potassium channel family protein codes for the protein MNRTLAGLDEDAWQRISVWPLSIAGLTFLVTYSLGVFFPGHSMREFTNVVEGGVWTIFLLDYLACLYLASNRWRWFYRHLPMLFIVVLPALHPLRMLWSVSVFTAMHRVTSAVLRERMLFMVIAASALFVYLSSLAVWELEREHPDSKIVSYGDAVWWSVMTITTVGYGDIVPVTSSARTIGVVLMLAGVASAGCITAILASWLIEMAASQNSRRAVLEEQLASLNTEVRALREDLAVMHAERNEVGETHRTRTTDPRGCGDATPDTYTPPAGG
- the dcd gene encoding dCTP deaminase translates to MLLSDRDIRAGIDSGRIGLDPWTPEMVQPASVDVRLDRYFRLFDNHRYPSIDPAQDQPELTRLVEVPAEQPFILHPGEFVLASTFEQVQLADDVAARLEGKSSLGRLGLLTHSTAGFIDPGFQGHVTLELSNVATLPIKLWPGMKIGQLCFFQLSSAAEIPYGSKQYQSRYFGQRGPTASRSFHNFSITDVRSTDAGSRGN
- a CDS encoding serine hydrolase domain-containing protein yields the protein MTIDSAPLHRARRLVARRGGPTLFLVRFRGETIVDDRHGVGEHALFWPYSTSKLWIATLVWVLYNDGVIDLDAPVANYWPAFGRAGKHSITVREVLHHRSGLPRVGNTLSEVAAMTDWDRSISRIAAATPKPGRLARPQYEWLAWGFILAQVVTGASGDSFASALHTRICQRLGAHSTAQLRASDAWRRVPFRGTDPTTAVVAAVLNRPSTVAACIPAGGIWSAATDLADLLDALAYQPQQLDMPQDVLVRMSIPSNDGEFDRYSGSKVWWGQGVQLGHSASAMMAASSFGRRSTANTIGHNGSNVSMAWHDRDRDLTFIHLSARIQPFPCNRRYLMSVADAVLEAVGM
- a CDS encoding NUDIX domain-containing protein; the protein is MPIPEFIVELRKHIGHMPLWLVGCTAVVVRPHGADAGTQQDAATACAQVRTAGDPSAPRVGLGTVTAQVWRAGDGTEDVLLVRRADDGLWAPVTGVVDPGEHPAIAAVRETREEARVDAVIERLAQVHVTDEVTHANGDVAQYTGLVFRCRAVGGEVGVGDDESIDARWWRADALPPMRQVHRDAIVAALGSDPLAELRVGDEVIPVVAPDGTR
- a CDS encoding VIT1/CCC1 family protein, with product MPHRKAEPDRPQRIEHRPDPSPADIRRWRRYLADERAEAETYRTLAKKRQGEEREVLLALAEAEGRHEQHWLDKLGPEHAAKRVRPSFGTRLFGVFARHFGSVFALAMMQNAEARSPYSTDPDATDQMEADEAVHAEVVRSLASRSRARMSGAFRAAVFGANDGLVSNLALVLGVGATGVGGGVVLATGIAGLLAGALSMAAGEYVSVSSQCELLDASTPNPETARKLPALDVNANELALVYRARGMDANEAAERADEALQLQRGFTTGQLSPVVEADAREELGTPVSAAISSFLCFAVGALFPVLPWVFGMTGMPAVVAAAIIVGAALLFTGGVVGVLSGSTPWKRALRQLLIGYGAATVTYLLGLAFGGVVAG
- a CDS encoding alpha/beta-hydrolase family protein — protein: MHPFRRLRRRFERQQRRTSQRLVRIRAEQRRQQRDGFSPTPRLERTTLIERFMPNWWGAVGANIASWIALGPSFLPRTWWMTAGSVAFSQLYGYAVGSGARTVRSLLRTPVRKLLRLNNSPTFPTTLNRYWRWGSVITMSIGTLVALQRSIPRQREIAHRIGVPKPSARAQAIGLAAGTGFATAALVWFTALRLQSHSTRQFLHRFAPALAAPFSGTIITYALTYYLNRSILWQQLMERLHDAAMAKNLSPLPGRVPPQQPERSGSPASFEPYNTLGRHGKSVASDGPRAKDIAAYWREPALEPVRAYVGLRAQVSIPDAAKRAVAELKRAGGFERDVICIMVGTGTGWLNDWCMSSLEYLTRGNCAVVSLQYTVLTSFLALAVDRNSPKVTGQALYREVMAEVESMPEEQRPRVVMSGESLGAFGALSVFENAQDMTDRLDGAVWSGTPQIAPIWRELTEGRAPGSLEILPRVGEGSRIRFSNRSIDLNGPVDGEPYAPWADTRRFIFLQHPSDPVVWGNWSLLWREPQWMREPRGHDVTSAWRWWPWVTFWQVAADGPLSINTPGGHAHRYFEEYIGAWAAVLDIPNIDSAALANEIRPFIRPH
- a CDS encoding YceI family protein; the encoded protein is MNDAVQVASINTRNEARDEHLRSGDFFAADEHPQITFTSTAVEGEGEQLRVAGDFTMRGVTKPVTFDVEIGGVLPDNGYGQQVLGFEATTTINRKDFGVSFNVATEAGGLTLGEDIKIIIEGEATQAVA